The following are from one region of the Rhipicephalus microplus isolate Deutch F79 chromosome 1, USDA_Rmic, whole genome shotgun sequence genome:
- the LOC142796954 gene encoding uncharacterized protein LOC142796954 isoform X2: MPSGGPSYGSYCCVSWCFNNGRTHKKPGTSFFRIPRDGRMKAWMQYAGRDDLLSKPASLLYATYRVCSEHFTAQSFMDPGHTRLTRMAVPSVQPAAPCSLSVASSSDCDMAAEAALQGPAVEASKSGSHTLRCPDEQGGSSLVAGERISADFVLLEKTLTSRSAVTKGTCVTGKLYVHFNTRVD; encoded by the exons atgccgtccggcggtccaagctacggcagctactgctgtgtatcgtggtgcttcaacaatggcagaacccacaagaagcctgggacgagtttcttccgcataccacgggacggcag gatgaaagcatggatgcagtatgctggacgcgatgatctccttagtaagccggccagcctattgtacgcaacgtacagggtttgtagcgaacattttactgctcaaagtttcatggaccctgggcacacaaggcttacaagaatggctgttcccagtgtgcaaccagctgcaccat gttctctgagcgtcgcttcaagtagtgactgtgacatggctgcagaagctgcactgcaag gacctgcggtagaggcttcaaaaagcggctcccacacattgaggtgccccgatgaacagg gtggcagctcccttgtagctggtgaaagaatttctgctgacttcgtcttgctggagaaaaccttaaccagtcgttcagctgtcacaaaaggaacttgtgtgaccggtaagttgtatgttcacttcaacaccagagtggattga